A genomic segment from Paenibacillus sp. FSL K6-1096 encodes:
- a CDS encoding SDR family oxidoreductase, whose amino-acid sequence MTIAIVTGGSNGIGKATALELGKRGISVILTYNSYKDRAEAVVQELEKNAGVRAVALKLDLTQISTFAGFIQEVKESLQDVWNRTTFDYLVNNGGVGGPMLFTEMSEEYFDKILNTNFKGPVFLTQQLAGFMEDAGAIVNTTSSSKNQSFPGYSVYGSLKAAFSTWTRYIAKELAPRQIRVNAVSPGPTHSNFGDGVFDKHPEFIKPLAEQSVFGRIGHPEDIAKVIVSLLSDEFGWVTAQDIEVSGGHLL is encoded by the coding sequence ATGACAATTGCGATAGTAACGGGTGGAAGTAATGGCATTGGAAAAGCGACGGCGCTGGAGCTTGGCAAACGCGGAATTAGTGTCATTCTCACTTATAATTCCTATAAGGATCGTGCAGAAGCTGTCGTACAGGAGCTTGAGAAAAATGCAGGTGTCCGGGCAGTCGCACTGAAGCTGGATCTGACTCAGATATCAACCTTTGCAGGCTTTATTCAAGAAGTGAAAGAGAGTCTCCAAGATGTTTGGAACCGGACAACCTTTGATTACTTGGTGAATAACGGCGGGGTCGGCGGCCCCATGCTGTTCACTGAGATGAGTGAAGAATATTTCGATAAAATTCTGAATACAAACTTCAAAGGACCCGTTTTTCTAACTCAACAGCTTGCCGGATTCATGGAGGACGCCGGAGCTATTGTCAATACTACGAGTTCATCTAAGAATCAATCCTTTCCGGGCTACTCCGTCTATGGCTCGTTAAAAGCAGCATTCTCAACCTGGACCCGCTACATTGCCAAAGAACTCGCACCCCGCCAGATTCGGGTCAACGCCGTCTCGCCTGGTCCTACTCACAGCAATTTTGGCGATGGAGTATTCGATAAACATCCCGAATTCATTAAGCCGCTGGCGGAGCAATCTGTATTTGGCAGAATCGGCCACCCCGAAGATATAGCGAAGGTTATTGTGAGCTTGCTGTCCGATGAGTTCGGGTGGGTTACAGCCCAGGACATTGAAGTGTCTGGCGGACATTTGCTTTAA